The sequence TCCTCGACCACAGTTCTTCGGCGTTCCCTGTACTCCGCCAGTATCCCGGCAATAGAAACGCCGGACAGCGTTGCGGCTGACGAGATTATCAAGGGTGCGATCGCCGTTCCCACAGGACAGAAGTCTGTCAGATTCATCCACCGCCGTGACCGGATCGAGGCGATCGGGACGGCCCACTGGCCAGTACCCACAGCAGAGTCCGGACCGCGCCACGGCAGGCATCGGCGACGCCTCCTGGAGGTTGGCCGACGGCGCACGCACTGCTCGTCGACCGCGGTGGGCCTGCCCCAACTGTGACGGCGGCCCGCACTCCGACAGACGACAAAAGCTGCCACGGGCTGACAGGTGTGCATCCCTGCGAACCGCGCGTCCGGTCGACGGACGTCCGTCCGCAGCCCGCGATCGGAGGATCCCCGCATTTCTGAGGCGCCGAGATCAGACTGTCCTACGCTGTGCTGGTCCTCACCAAAGGCGCGGAGACCCCGGATGGCCACGTCCTGCGACGAGGAGGGAGTGGCGGCCCGTTCCAGTGGGGCCACGTCCGGGAAGCGCTCCGTCGATCGCCGCCCTCGTCGTGTCAACGCTCATCGCAAATCGTCATGCAAACGCGGCCGACGGCGCCGATCGTATTCCGTTCATCCTGGAGGTCTTCGGCAAGTTCAGCTCCGGGAAGTCCATCGACGACCTTCTCCTGATGTCGGCAAGATCGCTTTTCCGCCCTCGCATAGTTGTGTCCGCGGCGTGTTGTGACCACGCGAGGGCCGAAACGGCGATCAAGCCAGCGGGCGGACCTAGCCGGACACGGCAATAGATGGCGACGTCCAACATGCTCGTCAGCTACGCGTGTGGCCGGCAGCAGGATTGGCCGGCCGCGTCACGGCTTGGCCGACACCGAGACCGACACCGACCTCGATGCAAGCCATCGCTCGACGTTTGTGGACCTGCCGACGAAGCCTACGGAACAGAAGGTTGAGACAGCCTGGACCCGGCCGGCAGCCTCAGGTCGCCGTCTGGTAGGTCGCGAGGTCAGAGCTGCCGACCTCGGCCGGCAGTGCGTGCAGCGCGGTGAAGTCGCCCTTGAGGTAGGCGTCGAGGAACGCGGTTTCGGAATGGACGAGGGCCTGGCCGGCCGGGCCGTAGAAGATTGTCACGTGGTTGGCGCCGTGCAGGGTCAGGAAGTAGCGCGGTCCGCGCAGCGTCGTGAAGATGTCGGTGCTCTTGGCGACGGGAACGGTCTGGTCCTGGTCGCCGTGCAGGAGGAGCAGCGGTATGGGCGGGTTGCCGTCGAAGGTTCCCTTGAACGCGGCGAGGGTTCCCGCCATCGATACGACGGCCTTGACTCGGGGGTCACGGCAACAGGAGAGGTAAGCCGTCGCTAGCGTGGTGGCGGCGCCGAGTGAGTGGCCGGCGATTGCCAGGCAGTTCGCCTGGACATGGCCGGCCAATGGCGTGCCCGCTGTCGCGCTCCACGTCGTCAGCGATGTGATGACGAAGCTGACGTCGGCTGGCTGGTTGGGCAGATCGAAGATGGTCCCACCCGGGCCGCTGGAAAGCGGGAACGTCGGCGAGGCGACGACATAGCCCTGGCGGACCAGCGGCGCCGCGATGACGGCTGCCACGTTGGCGCCGGTCGCGGTGACCCCGTGCGACAGCACGACCAGGGGGAACCGGCCCGGGGCTGGACCGGCGCCCGCGACGGCCGGCGCGTCCGTTGCCGCGCCGGGCACCGCGGTGGTCGGGTAGGTCACGACTACCGGGATCGTGCGGTCGGGCTTGCGGGGCAGGTTGCGGTCCGGGGCAGCGTCCGTCGGCCGGCTGTGGTCGACGAAGGTGACCTCGGTCTGGCCGACGCCGTAACCGCCCCGCACCGAGGCAGCCGGATCGCCGGCTGGCAGGCATCCCTGTTGGGCGACCGAAGTCGTCGCCGCTGGCCGCGCCGGCGCACCGGAAGCCGACGTACTGGAGCACGAGGCGACCAGCAGGAGCCCGA is a genomic window of Pseudofrankia inefficax containing:
- a CDS encoding alpha/beta hydrolase family protein, producing the protein MRGGYGVGQTEVTFVDHSRPTDAAPDRNLPRKPDRTIPVVVTYPTTAVPGAATDAPAVAGAGPAPGRFPLVVLSHGVTATGANVAAVIAAPLVRQGYVVASPTFPLSSGPGGTIFDLPNQPADVSFVITSLTTWSATAGTPLAGHVQANCLAIAGHSLGAATTLATAYLSCCRDPRVKAVVSMAGTLAAFKGTFDGNPPIPLLLLHGDQDQTVPVAKSTDIFTTLRGPRYFLTLHGANHVTIFYGPAGQALVHSETAFLDAYLKGDFTALHALPAEVGSSDLATYQTAT